The following are encoded in a window of Actinomycetota bacterium genomic DNA:
- a CDS encoding glycoside hydrolase family 16 protein, whose amino-acid sequence MTQPRPQRRSVVVLLVVAAALPLASIPSAAMAATEPTSTTKCTFLQRLLGWCTTTTTTTTTTTTVPTTTTTVPTATTLPTTTTVPASACGGYPTVPKTGGGVWTCAFSDEFNGPVLDRTVWLPQQTKGSGFDSNDHDCFMDSPNNVSVSGGNLVLTSRQELAPFICEDRVPRVTQYTSGSVSTYQRVSVNRGRVEVRAKIISAKVQGTHTAFWLFPQDLNGGPGRGEIDIAEIYGRYSDRAIPYVHHPLSFLDPNATNNYCLIADIADWNTYVVEWTAESIRIIYNGQVCLTNTLGASNFNKDYMVALTQGLGWPGNDFQPGVTPLPAQTIVDYVRVYT is encoded by the coding sequence ATGACCCAACCCCGCCCGCAGCGCCGATCGGTCGTCGTCCTCCTCGTGGTGGCCGCGGCATTGCCGCTGGCCAGCATCCCCTCGGCGGCGATGGCCGCGACGGAGCCCACGAGCACGACCAAGTGCACGTTCCTGCAGCGGCTCCTGGGATGGTGCACGACGACCACGACCACGACGACCACGACGACGACCGTGCCCACGACGACGACGACTGTCCCCACGGCGACGACGTTGCCCACGACGACGACGGTCCCGGCCTCGGCCTGTGGTGGTTACCCGACGGTGCCCAAGACCGGTGGTGGCGTGTGGACCTGTGCCTTCTCCGACGAGTTCAACGGCCCAGTCCTCGACCGTACGGTGTGGCTCCCTCAGCAGACCAAGGGCTCGGGTTTCGACTCCAACGACCACGATTGCTTCATGGACTCGCCGAACAACGTGTCCGTGAGCGGGGGGAACCTCGTGCTGACTAGCCGGCAGGAGCTCGCGCCGTTCATCTGCGAGGACAGGGTCCCCCGGGTCACCCAGTACACCTCGGGCTCGGTCTCGACGTACCAGCGCGTGAGCGTGAACCGAGGGCGGGTCGAGGTGAGGGCGAAGATCATCTCCGCCAAGGTCCAGGGCACCCACACCGCCTTCTGGCTGTTCCCGCAAGACCTGAACGGGGGCCCGGGCAGGGGAGAGATCGACATCGCCGAGATCTACGGCCGCTACAGCGACCGCGCCATCCCCTACGTCCACCACCCGCTGTCGTTCCTCGACCCCAATGCCACCAACAACTACTGCCTTATCGCCGACATCGCCGACTGGAACACCTACGTGGTCGAGTGGACCGCAGAGTCGATCAGGATCATCTACAACGGCCAGGTCTGCCTGACCAACACCCTGGGCGCGTCCAACTTCAACAAGGACTACATGGTGGCGCTCACCCAGGGCCTCGGCTGGCCCGGGAACGACTTCCAGCCCGGTGTCACCCCGCTGCCGGCGCAGACCATCGTCGACTACGTCCGGGTCTACACGTAG